The Acidobacteriota bacterium region GCAGCAGCGCGGCCGCCTCGCCGTACTCGGCCATTGCGAGCTCCAGATCATCGTGCTCGACTGCCACGTCCCCGGCGTTCATGTGCTCGTACGCACGGTGGACCCTGAGCAATCGCCTCAGCTCGGCAATCGGCGTCGGATGATCCTCGATCCGCAGCTCGAGCACACGGTCCGCCCAGGGTCGGCCGGTGGATTTTGCCTTGACGATCAGCATCGCGGCCGACTGCCTCCCTCGAATATCCCCGCCGGCGGCCTGCGCTGCCTCGAGCGCCGCCATCAGCCGCTCCGTGAGGTCGCCTCCGGCAGACTCGTACGCTCTGGCCATCGCCGGAACCACCGTGTCGTTGAGCATCATGTTGGCCTGTACGCTGTATCCCTCGCCGACGTGGTGGCCCGCCGACTCGATGCATTTCGCGCCGGTGTGGCTGGCGACATTGCCGGCCGTGTCGACGAAGGCGACCTGGCGAACGTCGCGCCCCTCGTCGACCTCGACCAGTGCGTTCAGGGCCTGCTCAGCGGTGAGACCGCTCCGCATCAGGTCGAGCCCGCGTGGACCGTAGGCGGGTTGGACGAAGCTCTGGGTGGCGATGGCGCCGACCCCGGCCTCGGCCCAGGTGACGATCGAGCCGACCGAGAACCAGTGCGACTGGACGGCAACCCCCATCTCACCGGTTGTCGCATCGCGGGCGACGATGGAGTAGGTATGGACCGGGGGCTCGATAGCTCCGGCCGGCAACGTCACGGTCAGAACGCAAATGGCAAAGACACATCGGTACATGAGGGCCTCCAGCAGCCTTTATGTCGTGAAGTGTAGCCCTTCCGGTTCGCTCCCGGCCCCGCTGCCGATCCCGTTCCCGAACCTGGCAATCGGGAGTGGGAGCGGGATCGGGCTGTGGATCGGATGAAAAAACCCGCTCTCGCTCGCGAGTCGTGGTTCGAAAGCAGCTGGCTAGCCTGCATTATTCATGAAGCCTCTACTACGGCCGGCGATGCATCATACCCAGCGGTGTCCGCTCGCCTCGGGGTGCTCGACGTACAGTCGAGTACGCCACCGCGCCCCTCGGGTCGCAGACCCCACTGGGCACGGCACCTCGCCGCCCTCGCCACGAGACCTCATGAATAATGCAGGCTGGCCTGGGGCGTGAGCCCCGGTTCCAAGGACCCTCACCTCGCGAGATGGTCGACGAAATGCGGCATTGACAATACCCTACCGGGGTATGGTATAAATTAATCCATGGAAACGACGGTCGAAATCGACGAGCAGGTTCAGAAAAACGCCCTTCGGCGGCTGAGCATCATCGAGGGTCAGGTGCGCGGACTGCGGCGAATGGTGGAGGAGAACTCGGGTTGCGTCGAGATTCTCACTCAGATTTCCGCCATCCACGAGGCTCTCCGGGCCGCCGGCAAGGTGATCGTGCGGCACCACATCGAGACCTGTGTTACCGAAGGGCTGCTCACAAACAAGAAACAGCAACATCAGGACGAATTGATGGACCTGATCTACAAGTTGAGCAAGTGATGGATCTGCTGCTGGATTTCGTGACCGCCTCATGGGCGGTCTTCGGCGCCATGGCTCCGTACCTTTTGCTGGGTTTCGGGGTTGCCGGGCTGCTGTCGGTTGTCGTGTCAGCGGAGTGGGTCGAGCGACATCTCGGCGGTCATGGGCTTGGCCAGGTCATCAAGGCGAGCATCTTCGGTGTCCCGCTGCCCCTGTGCTCATGCGGCGTGATTCCGGTGGCTGCGTCGCTCCGAAGGCATGGCGCGAGCAAGGGAGCGACGACCGCGTTCCTGCTGTCCACCCCGCAGACCGGAGTCGACAGCATCGCAGTGACCTACGGTCTTCTCGGCCCGTTCCTGGCGGTG contains the following coding sequences:
- a CDS encoding metal-sensitive transcriptional regulator, with product METTVEIDEQVQKNALRRLSIIEGQVRGLRRMVEENSGCVEILTQISAIHEALRAAGKVIVRHHIETCVTEGLLTNKKQQHQDELMDLIYKLSK
- a CDS encoding DUF1028 domain-containing protein, yielding MYRCVFAICVLTVTLPAGAIEPPVHTYSIVARDATTGEMGVAVQSHWFSVGSIVTWAEAGVGAIATQSFVQPAYGPRGLDLMRSGLTAEQALNALVEVDEGRDVRQVAFVDTAGNVASHTGAKCIESAGHHVGEGYSVQANMMLNDTVVPAMARAYESAGGDLTERLMAALEAAQAAGGDIRGRQSAAMLIVKAKSTGRPWADRVLELRIEDHPTPIAELRRLLRVHRAYEHMNAGDVAVEHDDLELAMAEYGEAAALLPGNLEVQYWAAVTLATSGQLEQALPMFREVFAADSNWIELTRRLHKPGIIPDTADGHALVERIIDQGSK